The Thermomonospora amylolytica sequence GCGTGACCCAGCGGAACCCGTCCACCTGGCAGAGCGCGGCACGACCGCCGGGGTTGGCGGCCAGGTTCCCGGCCTTGCGCGAGGAGGCCACGGTCAGCACGCGGGCCAGGCCCGCGTGCCGGTCCCAGGTGAAGCGCACGGCCACCACGTGCGGCGAGCCGTCGGACCGGAGCGTGGTCAGGGTCGCCACGTACGGCTCGGCGAGGAAGGCCTCGACCGGGCTCATCGGAAGGCGCCGGCGTTGCGTCCGGCCCAGTCGGCGAAGGAACGGGGAGCACGGCCGAGGATCCGTCCGACGTCCGGGCTGACCTTCTGTTCGGCGTCCGTCGGCTCTCCCAGGATGGCCAGCGTGCCCTCGACGACCGCCTCGGGCATGAACTGCAGCATCTGCGCTCGGGCCTCCTGCCGGGTCTGCTCGATGAACCGCACCGGCTCGCCCAGCGCGGCGCCGATCGCCGCCGCGCGTTCCCGTGGCGTGGTCGGTGCGGGGCCGGTGAGTTCATAGGTGCGGCCCGCGTGCCCGTCCTCGCGCAGGACGGTCGCGGCGACCTCGGCGATGTCGGCCGGGTCGATGGTCGGCAGGCCGATGTCGCCGAAGGGCGCGGCGACCGTGCGGCTCGTGCGGATGGACTCGGTCCAGGCGTAGGCGTTGGAGTGGAAGCCGCCGGGCCGCAGGATCGTCCACTCCAGGCCCGACCGGCGGACCGTCTCCTCGAAGGCCGCGGGGTGGCGGTACGCCTCCGGCCTGGTCCCCGCGCCCTGGGAGGACAGCAGGACGACCCGCCGGACCCCGCCGGCCCGGGCGGCGTCCAGGACGCCCTGCGGATCCTCACCCGCCACCAGCAGGAACAACGCGTCGGCTCCGTCGAGGGCGTCCTGCAGGCCGGCGGGATCGCCCAGGTCGGCCTGCACGTGCCGGACGCCCTCGGGCAGTTCGGCGGCCCGCCGGGACACGGCGGTCGCCTGCTCGCCCGCGGCGGTGAGCAGCGCGACCAGGCTGCGTCCGACGTTCCCGGTGGCACCCGTCACCACGATCATGATCGCTCCTTTGTTAGTTAGTTAACTGACTTAGAGCGAGGCTAGCGGCGTGCGGGCCGGCTGTCCATAGTGAGTTAGATAACTAACTCAAGAGGTTCGGGGGCGCGTCCACGACCGGAGGTCCCGACCGCTCGCACCATCCGGCACCGGGCCTCCCCGGCGGTCATCGCCAACCGATCCGGATCGCCTCAAGGGACGCCCCTTCCGCCCTGGTGCGGCGCGCCGAGCACAGGCGGCCGTCCGTTACCGGTCAGGCGGCGCAGTCGGCGGTGGCGGTGAGGCCGTGGGGCGGCGGGTCGCCGGGCGAGACGGACGCCTGGGCGGAGTAGGACGAGGGGCAGGCGCCGAACACATGGCTCACGCCGACGACCGCCTCGCCGTTCACCTCGACCGTGGTCGTCACGGGGTCGCCGTGCGGGACCCCGTCGGCGTGGAACTGCACGGTGACCGTGGTGGTGCCCCGGCCCGAGCCGGTGACCCTGACCTGCGCGAGCGCCGTCCCGGTCGCCGGGTCGAAACTGAGCGCCAGGATCTGCACCCCGGTGGCCCGGAACGGCGTGGGGCCGGACGGTCCGGGAACGGTCGAGGGCGGGCGCGCCGACGGCCTGCCCGGCCCGTCGCCGAAGTCCGCCGAACCGCTCGGGGCGGGCGTGCCGGAACGGGTGGCGTACGGCGTCGGCATCCCCGAGACGCTCGGAGAGGGGGAGGACGCCCTGACGGAGGGGGCGGCGGTGGGGGCCGCGCTCAGCGGCGGCTCCTCGGCGAAGGCGTCACCGGGACCGCCGGGCAGGGCGGCGTTCTCCGCGCCGCCCGAGGAACCGCCGGCGTAGACCGCGGCGGCGGTGCAGGCCAGCAGCGCCAGGGCGGCGGCCAGCGCGGTGAGCGCGCCTCGCCGCGTCCGCCGGCCGCCGCGGAACCGGGCGGCTCGCTCGCCGGGCAGCCTGCCG is a genomic window containing:
- a CDS encoding pyridoxamine 5'-phosphate oxidase family protein; this encodes MSPVEAFLAEPYVATLTTLRSDGSPHVVAVRFTWDRHAGLARVLTVASSRKAGNLAANPGGRAALCQVDGFRWVTLEGPATVRTDPARVGDAVRRYAERYAVPPPDPPGRIVIEITVDRIMSLNL
- a CDS encoding NAD(P)H-binding protein, whose translation is MIVVTGATGNVGRSLVALLTAAGEQATAVSRRAAELPEGVRHVQADLGDPAGLQDALDGADALFLLVAGEDPQGVLDAARAGGVRRVVLLSSQGAGTRPEAYRHPAAFEETVRRSGLEWTILRPGGFHSNAYAWTESIRTSRTVAAPFGDIGLPTIDPADIAEVAATVLREDGHAGRTYELTGPAPTTPRERAAAIGAALGEPVRFIEQTRQEARAQMLQFMPEAVVEGTLAILGEPTDAEQKVSPDVGRILGRAPRSFADWAGRNAGAFR